Proteins encoded within one genomic window of Brienomyrus brachyistius isolate T26 chromosome 22, BBRACH_0.4, whole genome shotgun sequence:
- the LOC125717696 gene encoding septin-9-like isoform X5: protein MSELVKPAPSPASMEKPSVDFSYVGIDAILEQMRRKAMKQGFELNIMVVGQSGLGKSTLMNTLFKSKVSRRTGLGSADERIPKTVEIKSISHEIEEKGVRMKLTVIDTPGFGDHINNENCWQPIMRFINEQYEQYLQEEININRKTRIQDSRVHCCIYFIPPTGHSLRPLDVEFMRRLSKVVNIVPVIAKADTLTLEERDFFKNKIREELQANDIDVYPQKEFDEDAEDRAINERIRGMVPFAVVGSDQECQVNGRRLLGRKTKWGTIEVENIAHCEFAYLRDLLIRTHMQNIKDITSSIHYEGYRVRRLNECNAQTNGFDEQDVTSHEL, encoded by the exons ATGTCGGAGCTAGTGAAGCCGGCCCCGTCCCCGGCCAGCATGGAGAAACCCAGCGTGGATTTCAGCTATGTGGGCATCGATGCCATCCTGGAGCAGATGAGGCGGAAAGCAATGAAGCAGGGCTTTGAGCTCAACATTATGGTTgtgg GGCAGAGTGGCTTGGGAAAGTCCACACTGATGAATACCCTCTTCAAGTCCAAGGTGAGCCGACGGACAGGCCTGGGTTCTGCTGACGAGAGGATTCCTAAGACTGTGGAGATCAAGTCGATCAGTCACG AGATCGAGGAGAAAGGTGTGAGGATGAAACTGACTGTCATTGACACCCCGGGATTTGGAGATCATATCAACAATGAAAATTG CTGGCAGCCCATCATGAGGTTCATTAACGAACAGTATGAGCAGTACCTGCAAGAGGAGATCAACATCAACAGGAAGACGAGGATCCAGGACTCTCGAGTTCACTGCTGCATCTATTTCATCCCGCCTACTGGACATAG CCTCAGGCCTCTTGACGTTGAGTTCATGAGACGCCTGAGCAAAGTGGTGAACATCGTCCCCGTCATCGCCAAGGCCGACACCCTGACCCTGGAGGAGAGGGACTTCTTCAAAAACAAG ATCAGGGAGGAGCTACAGGCCAACGACATTGACGTGTACCCCCAAAAGGAATTCGACGAAGACGCAGAGGACCGGGCGATCAACGAGAGAATCAGG GGCATGGTGCCATTCGCCGTGGTGGGCAGCGACCAGGAGTGCCAAGTCAATGGGCGGAGGCTGCTTGGGCGGAAGACCAAATGGGGAACCATAGAAG TTGAAAATATTGCCCACTGTGAATTTGCCTATTTGAGAGACCTTCTCATTAG GACCCACATGCAGAACATCAAGGACATCACAAGCAGCATCCACTACGAGGGATACCGCGTCCGCAGGCTCAACGAGTGCAATGCACAGACCAACGGCTTTGACGAGCAGGACGTCACCTCCCATGAGCTGTAg